From the Thermoanaerobaculia bacterium genome, the window TCAAGCCGCGAAGGCGCAGGTCGAGGACCGGCCCTACCCGCTCGAGGAAGCGATCCAGCTCGCGAAGAAGGTGAAGTTCGCCAAGTTCGACGAGACCCTGGACGTGGCTCTCCTGCTGGGGGTCGACCCGAAGCATGCCGACCAGATGGTCCGCGGAACGGTGATCCTGCCGCACGGGCTCGGCAAGTCGAAGCGGGTCGCGGTGATCACGTCGGGGGAAAAGATCAAGGAGGCGGAGGCCGCCGGGGCCGACGTCGTCGGGGGAGAGGACCTCGCGCAGAAAATCGCCGACGGTTTTCTCGACTTCGACGCCCTCGTCGCGACGCCCGACATGATGCGGGCGGTCGGCCGCCTCGGGAAGGTGCTGGGCCCGCGCGGCCTGATGCCGAATCCGAAGGCCGGGACCGTCACTCCGGACGTCGCCCGGGCGGTGACGGAGATCAAGGCGGGCAAGCTC encodes:
- the rplA gene encoding 50S ribosomal protein L1 yields the protein MSTRGKKFQAAKAQVEDRPYPLEEAIQLAKKVKFAKFDETLDVALLLGVDPKHADQMVRGTVILPHGLGKSKRVAVITSGEKIKEAEAAGADVVGGEDLAQKIADGFLDFDALVATPDMMRAVGRLGKVLGPRGLMPNPKAGTVTPDVARAVTEIKAGKLEFRVDRTSIIHAPVGKMSFDEKKLKENAEALIHAIHRAKPAAAKGKYFRSVSLSSTMGPAVKIDVAAVEGL